One Drechmeria coniospora strain ARSEF 6962 chromosome 01, whole genome shotgun sequence genomic region harbors:
- a CDS encoding short-chain dehydrogenase: MGVFIVTGASKGLGAAVTDELLAQGHRVVVAARSKEPLEAFKAAHPGRVVYVVGDMTDDATPTKLVSLAVAFGGLDGVVINHGCLDAQTIEGSTMQGWKKVFDTNVFSCVAMAKAAMAELRKSHGCIVWISSGAASKPYMAWGPYGSSKAALNAISNHVAVEEADVTSITISPGRIDTDMQAELRASGKDIMDEAQYQSFVDAFEQGTLLAPKEPGGVIARFVARPDKSLSGRNLTWNSPELAAYKTSD; encoded by the exons ATGGGCGTCTTCATCGTCACGGGGGCCAGCAaaggcctcggcgccgccgtcacggacgagctgctcgcgcAAGGCCACAGGGTTGTCGTCGCGGCGCGCAGCAAGGAACCGCTCGAGGCCTTCAAGGCGGCGCATCCGGGGCGCGTCGTGTACGTCGTGGGCGACATGACAGACGACGCC ACGCCCACCAAACTGGTATCGCTCGCCGTTGCCTTTGGCGGGttggacggcgtcgtcatcaacCACGGCTGTCTCGACGCGCAGACGATCGAGGGGTCCACGATGCAGGGTTGGAAAAAGGTCTTCGACACCAACGTCTTCAGCTGCGTCGCCATG gccaaggccgccatGGCGGAGCTACGCAAGAGCCACGGCTGCATCGTCTGGATATCGTCGGGGGCCGCGTCCAAGCCGTACATGGCCTGGGGCCCGTACGGGTCGTCCAAGGCGGCCCTCAACGCCATCTCGAACcacgtggccgtcgaggaagccgacgtgACGAGCATCACCATTTCACCGGGGCGAATCGACACCGACATGCAGGCGGAGCTGCGGGCGTCGGGCAAGGACATCATGGACGAGGCGCAGTACCAgagcttcgtcgacgccttTGAGCAGGGCACGCTGCTGGCGCCCAAGGAGCCCGGCGGGGTCATTGCCCGATTCGTGGCGAGGCCAGACAAGTCACTGTCGGGACGGAACCTCAC GTGGAACTCGCCCGAGCTCGCGGCCTACAAGACGTCGGACTAG